The following are from one region of the Nicotiana tomentosiformis chromosome 7, ASM39032v3, whole genome shotgun sequence genome:
- the LOC104096458 gene encoding F-box protein At4g22280 isoform X1 has product MITRSRWHTINSFKRQNALEVHNIDNREDKISNLPDSILHHILSYLPTRDVLGTCILSTRWKNLWTCVENIDFDDSLLYSSGIFGYPVNVTCFMHFVQRILQLREESDIKKFRLSCRVCFSASHVCSWILAAIRHNVKELDLCLFVEEPFMLPQCVFSSKTLTSLKLEMNCVLELPASTFFPFLRTLHLCLVTFRDDSSTQRLFSGCPMLRELAILDCEWMNLKHVAISISTLKSLTIDDLPFFGSTDDLNGCEIKIDASSLSFLKYSGYLSNEIYLYNLSPSVYASIHIPILYEKRNEIAFRAVKLFRGLHKINAARISSRAIESLFIADIEKDRLPVFYNLMHLELSMELENHTIGPLKELLQCLPKLQSLHFSEGLAPCMRLCEDDWNLRYVPSCFLSSLKTVTYSNFHGNNTEISFLRNLVKNTIVLEKLNIMCSKRRFGDPKKQNEVKDQLQSLHRGSMSCAIKFM; this is encoded by the exons ATGATCACTA GGAGTAGGTGGCACACAATTAACAGTTTCAAACGGCAGAATGCTTTGGAAGTGCATAACATTGATAACAGAGAAGATAAGATCAGCAATTTACCTGATTCTATTCTTCATCACATTCTTTCATATCTTCCTACCAGAGATGTTCTAGGGACATGTATACTATCAACAAGGTGGAAGAATCTTTGGACTTGTGTTGAAAACATTGACTTTGATGACTCATTGCTCTACTCAAGTGGGATTTTTGGTTATCCTGTGAATGTTACTTGTTTCATGCACTTTGTCCAGAGAATTCTTCAACTTCGAGAAGAATCAGACATAAAAAAGTTTCGCCTTTCCTGCCGTGTTTGCTTCAGTGCCTCTCATGTTTGTTCATGGATTTTAGCTGCTATTAGGCATAATGTTAAAGAGCTTGATCTTTGCCTTTTTGTAGAAGAGCCTTTTATGTTGCCTCAATGTGTTTTCAGTAGCAAGACACTTACTTCtctaaaacttgaaatgaattgtGTACTTGAACTACCTGCTAGTACTTTCTTTCCTTTCCTTAGAACGTTGCACCTATGTCTTGTCACATTTCGGGATGATAGCTCAACCCAGAGGCTGTTTTCTGGTTGCCCTATGCTTCGAGAGTTGGCTATATTAGATTGTGAATGGATGAACTTGAAGCATGTTGCAATTTCAATCTCTACATTAAAGAGTTTGACAATTGATGATTTGCCTTTCTTTGGCTCCACTGATGATCTAAATGGCTGCGAAATCAAGATTGATGCATCAAGTCTTAGTTTCCTTAAGTACAGTGGTTATCTCTCAAATGAGATATATTTGTATAATCTATCGCCCTCCGTCTATGCATCCATTCACATCCCAATTCTCTATGAGAAGCGAAATGAAATTGCTTTTCGTGCTGTTAAGCTCTTTAGAGGACTACACAAAATTAACGCTGCGAGAATATCTAGCAGGGCTATTGAG TCTCTCTTTATCGCAGACATAGAGAAAGACCGACTTCCAGTATTTTATAACTTGATGCATTTGGAGTTGAGTATGGAACTTGAAAATCATACGATTGGACCATTGAAGGAACTGCTCCAATGTCTGCCAAAGTTGCAATCACTTCATTTTTCTGAA GGACTTGCCCCCTGCATGCGCCTCTGTGAAGATGACTGGAACTTGAGATATGTACCGTCCTGTTTCTTGTCTAGTCTCAAAACAGTAACATACAGCAATTTTCATGGTAATAACACAGAAATTTCTTTTTTAAGAAATTTGGTGAAAAACACAATAGTTTTGGAGAAGCTGAACATAATGTGTTCAAAGAGACGTTTCGGGGATCCAAAGAAGCAAAATGAAGTTAAAGATCAACTGCAAAGTCTTCACAGGGGATCAATGTCTTGTGCTATCAAGTTTATGTAA
- the LOC104096458 gene encoding F-box protein At4g22280 isoform X2 produces MITRSRWHTINSFKRQNALEVHNIDNREDKISNLPDSILHHILSYLPTRDVLGTCILSTRWKNLWTCVENIDFDDSLLYSSGIFGYPVNVTCFMHFVQRILQLREESDIKKFRLSCRVCFSASHVCSWILAAIRHNVKELDLCLFVEEPFMLPQCVFSSKTLTSLKLEMNCVLELPASTFFPFLRTLHLCLVTFRDDSSTQRLFSGCPMLRELAILDCEWMNLKHVAISISTLKSLTIDDLPFFGSTDDLNGCEIKIDASSLSFLKYSGYLSNEIYLYNLSPSVYASIHIPILYEKRNEIAFRAVKLFRGLHKINAARISSRAIEGLAPCMRLCEDDWNLRYVPSCFLSSLKTVTYSNFHGNNTEISFLRNLVKNTIVLEKLNIMCSKRRFGDPKKQNEVKDQLQSLHRGSMSCAIKFM; encoded by the exons ATGATCACTA GGAGTAGGTGGCACACAATTAACAGTTTCAAACGGCAGAATGCTTTGGAAGTGCATAACATTGATAACAGAGAAGATAAGATCAGCAATTTACCTGATTCTATTCTTCATCACATTCTTTCATATCTTCCTACCAGAGATGTTCTAGGGACATGTATACTATCAACAAGGTGGAAGAATCTTTGGACTTGTGTTGAAAACATTGACTTTGATGACTCATTGCTCTACTCAAGTGGGATTTTTGGTTATCCTGTGAATGTTACTTGTTTCATGCACTTTGTCCAGAGAATTCTTCAACTTCGAGAAGAATCAGACATAAAAAAGTTTCGCCTTTCCTGCCGTGTTTGCTTCAGTGCCTCTCATGTTTGTTCATGGATTTTAGCTGCTATTAGGCATAATGTTAAAGAGCTTGATCTTTGCCTTTTTGTAGAAGAGCCTTTTATGTTGCCTCAATGTGTTTTCAGTAGCAAGACACTTACTTCtctaaaacttgaaatgaattgtGTACTTGAACTACCTGCTAGTACTTTCTTTCCTTTCCTTAGAACGTTGCACCTATGTCTTGTCACATTTCGGGATGATAGCTCAACCCAGAGGCTGTTTTCTGGTTGCCCTATGCTTCGAGAGTTGGCTATATTAGATTGTGAATGGATGAACTTGAAGCATGTTGCAATTTCAATCTCTACATTAAAGAGTTTGACAATTGATGATTTGCCTTTCTTTGGCTCCACTGATGATCTAAATGGCTGCGAAATCAAGATTGATGCATCAAGTCTTAGTTTCCTTAAGTACAGTGGTTATCTCTCAAATGAGATATATTTGTATAATCTATCGCCCTCCGTCTATGCATCCATTCACATCCCAATTCTCTATGAGAAGCGAAATGAAATTGCTTTTCGTGCTGTTAAGCTCTTTAGAGGACTACACAAAATTAACGCTGCGAGAATATCTAGCAGGGCTATTGAG GGACTTGCCCCCTGCATGCGCCTCTGTGAAGATGACTGGAACTTGAGATATGTACCGTCCTGTTTCTTGTCTAGTCTCAAAACAGTAACATACAGCAATTTTCATGGTAATAACACAGAAATTTCTTTTTTAAGAAATTTGGTGAAAAACACAATAGTTTTGGAGAAGCTGAACATAATGTGTTCAAAGAGACGTTTCGGGGATCCAAAGAAGCAAAATGAAGTTAAAGATCAACTGCAAAGTCTTCACAGGGGATCAATGTCTTGTGCTATCAAGTTTATGTAA